A single Cupriavidus sp. D39 DNA region contains:
- a CDS encoding alpha/beta fold hydrolase has translation MTRLPGLPTIAGVGSALIHVRWRAAPIARIAGLFTSGVSDARCGSDIGALRLARALRIQLGATMMTVISRRPPHPPGGRFLWLSPTKKDLEMNRLVLSTQSSSAGLGYVQHGTGPECVLVMHDWLGDHSNYDAAIPYLDGTRFTYVFVDLRGYGLSMQLSGAYTVEEIAADCLDLADRLGWQRFHLVGHSMTGMATQRIAADAPSRIKSAIAVCPISAAGNRLSPEALAFFTTTGDSDDAFRRLVKYVTGGLSDRWADFKLRQNRAMIAPECRSGGIPKHARTGELCRRHSRARHAISDHRGR, from the coding sequence ATGACCCGGCTTCCGGGTCTGCCCACCATCGCCGGGGTTGGCAGCGCCTTGATCCACGTGCGATGGCGTGCGGCGCCAATCGCGCGGATTGCCGGATTGTTCACCTCGGGCGTAAGCGATGCGAGATGCGGGAGCGACATCGGCGCACTGAGATTGGCGCGCGCATTGCGCATTCAATTGGGAGCCACTATGATGACCGTAATTTCAAGACGCCCTCCCCATCCGCCGGGAGGGCGTTTTCTTTGGCTTTCACCCACCAAAAAGGACCTTGAAATGAACCGACTTGTTCTCTCTACCCAATCATCGAGCGCAGGCCTGGGATACGTGCAGCACGGGACCGGACCGGAATGCGTGCTTGTCATGCACGACTGGCTGGGCGACCACTCCAACTACGATGCCGCGATTCCCTATCTCGACGGCACCCGGTTTACGTACGTCTTTGTTGACCTGCGCGGATACGGACTGTCCATGCAGTTGTCTGGTGCGTACACCGTCGAGGAAATCGCCGCTGACTGCCTGGATCTCGCCGACAGGCTCGGTTGGCAACGCTTTCACTTGGTAGGGCATTCGATGACTGGCATGGCAACGCAGCGTATTGCTGCCGATGCGCCTTCCCGTATAAAAAGCGCGATTGCCGTATGTCCAATCTCCGCCGCCGGCAATCGACTGAGTCCGGAAGCACTTGCCTTCTTCACGACCACCGGCGACAGCGACGATGCATTCCGTCGATTGGTCAAATACGTGACAGGGGGGCTTTCGGATCGATGGGCCGATTTCAAGCTGCGGCAGAACCGGGCGATGATCGCCCCCGAATGCCGTTCGGGAGGGATACCTAAACATGCTCGTACAGGCGAACTTTGTCGAAGACATTCGCGGGCTCGACACGCGATATCTGATCATCGTGGGCGATAA
- a CDS encoding type II toxin-antitoxin system PrlF family antitoxin, with protein MPATLEVESTLTDRYQTTVPETVRRALRLGKRDKIHYTIHPNGEVVLTRAQSDEAADPVLEQFPGFLAQDMIKHPERLRSLDTGLVQRMQSLVGGVDVDLDAQLSADDE; from the coding sequence ATGCCGGCTACCTTGGAAGTCGAGTCCACGCTGACCGACCGTTACCAGACAACGGTCCCCGAAACCGTTCGCCGTGCTCTGCGTCTGGGCAAGCGCGACAAGATCCACTACACCATTCACCCGAACGGGGAAGTGGTGCTGACCCGTGCCCAGAGCGACGAGGCGGCCGACCCGGTACTGGAGCAGTTTCCCGGCTTTCTCGCCCAGGACATGATCAAGCACCCCGAGCGCTTGCGCAGCCTGGATACCGGGCTGGTCCAACGCATGCAGTCGTTGGTCGGTGGTGTTGACGTTGACCTTGACGCCCAACTGTCGGCAGACGACGAATGA
- the rimO gene encoding 30S ribosomal protein S12 methylthiotransferase RimO, whose product MKNPSESTTKKDHIPNVGFVSLGCPKALVDSEQIITQLRAEGYAISGTYDGADLVVVNTCGFIDEAVQESLDAIGEALAENGKVIVTGCLGAKKNAAGEDIITSVHPKVLAVTGPHALGEVMQAVHTHLPKPHDPFMDLVPAAGIKLTPKHYAYLKISEGCNHRCSFCIIPSMRGDLVSRPVAEVMLEAENLFKSGVKELLVISQDTSAYGVDVKYRTGFWDGRPLKTRMTELVGALGELAAKYGAWVRLHYVYPYPHVDEIIPLMSQGHVLPYLDVPLQHAHPDVLKRMKRPANAEKTMDRIRAWRKICPELTIRSTFIAGFPGETEEEFQTLLDFIAEAELDRVGCFAYSPVDGATANDLPGALPDEVREERRARFMEVAEEVSARRLQRKVGQTLRVLVDEINQDGGIGRSSADAPEIDGLVYIDPPAQGAPRYKVGEFVSVKITGADGHDLWGEV is encoded by the coding sequence GTGAAAAACCCTTCAGAATCAACGACTAAGAAAGACCATATTCCAAATGTGGGATTCGTAAGCCTTGGATGCCCAAAGGCACTTGTGGATTCCGAGCAGATCATTACCCAGTTGCGCGCCGAGGGCTATGCCATCAGCGGCACCTATGACGGCGCCGACCTGGTGGTCGTCAATACCTGCGGTTTTATCGACGAAGCGGTGCAGGAAAGCCTGGATGCCATTGGCGAGGCGCTGGCCGAGAACGGCAAGGTGATCGTCACCGGCTGCCTGGGCGCGAAGAAGAACGCGGCTGGCGAGGACATCATCACGTCGGTGCACCCGAAGGTGCTGGCCGTGACCGGCCCGCACGCGCTGGGCGAGGTGATGCAGGCCGTGCACACGCACCTGCCCAAGCCGCATGATCCGTTCATGGACCTGGTGCCGGCCGCCGGCATCAAGCTCACGCCAAAGCATTACGCTTACCTGAAGATCTCCGAGGGCTGCAACCATCGCTGCTCGTTCTGCATCATCCCGTCGATGCGCGGGGACCTGGTCTCGCGCCCAGTGGCGGAAGTGATGCTGGAAGCCGAGAACCTGTTCAAGTCGGGCGTCAAGGAACTGCTGGTGATCTCGCAGGACACCAGCGCCTACGGCGTGGACGTGAAGTACCGCACCGGCTTCTGGGACGGCCGTCCGCTCAAGACGCGCATGACCGAGCTGGTCGGCGCACTGGGCGAGCTCGCGGCCAAGTACGGCGCGTGGGTGCGCCTGCACTACGTGTATCCGTACCCGCACGTCGACGAGATCATTCCGCTGATGTCGCAAGGCCACGTGCTGCCTTACCTGGACGTGCCGCTGCAGCACGCCCACCCGGACGTGCTCAAGCGCATGAAGCGCCCGGCCAACGCCGAGAAGACCATGGACCGCATCCGGGCCTGGCGCAAGATCTGCCCCGAGCTGACCATCCGCAGCACCTTTATCGCGGGCTTCCCCGGCGAGACCGAGGAAGAATTCCAGACGCTGCTGGATTTCATCGCCGAGGCAGAACTGGACCGCGTGGGCTGCTTCGCCTATTCGCCGGTGGACGGCGCCACGGCCAACGACCTGCCGGGCGCCTTGCCCGACGAGGTCCGTGAAGAGCGCCGCGCGCGCTTCATGGAAGTGGCCGAGGAAGTCTCCGCCCGGCGCTTGCAGCGCAAGGTCGGCCAGACCCTGCGCGTGCTGGTCGACGAGATCAACCAGGACGGCGGCATCGGCCGCTCTTCGGCCGATGCGCCGGAAATCGACGGCCTGGTCTATATCGACCCGCCGGCCCAGGGCGCGCCGCGCTACAAGGTCGGGGAATTCGTCTCGGTGAAAATCACCGGCGCCGATGGCCACGACCTGTGGGGCGAAGTCTGA